One window of Saccharopolyspora phatthalungensis genomic DNA carries:
- a CDS encoding hydroxymethylglutaryl-CoA lyase: MGSHELGLPMQVASPEPGELPTQVTIWEVGARDGLQNEKAVVPLEVKLEFLQRLADAGLGVLETTSFVRPEWVPQLADAAEVLAGLHRVPGVRYPVLVPNARGLDRALESGVRDIAIFASATETFTRRNLNRSLDEQFAMFEPVVKRAVGEGLTVRGYVSMCFGDPWEGAVPVGQVVSVGRRLLEMGCWQLSLGDTIGVATPGHVEALLGAFAAADVGVDRLAVHFHDTYGQALANTYAALRLGVSTVDSSAGGLGGCPYAKSATGNLATEDLVWMLDGLGIKHGVDLGKLVETSAWMAERLGRPSPSRVVKALQASDS; encoded by the coding sequence ATGGGGTCGCACGAATTGGGACTGCCGATGCAGGTGGCCTCGCCGGAGCCGGGCGAACTGCCGACCCAGGTCACGATCTGGGAGGTCGGGGCCCGCGACGGGCTGCAGAACGAGAAGGCAGTGGTCCCGCTAGAGGTCAAGCTGGAGTTCCTGCAGCGGCTGGCCGATGCGGGGCTGGGCGTGCTGGAGACCACCAGCTTCGTCCGCCCGGAGTGGGTTCCGCAGCTGGCCGACGCCGCCGAGGTGCTGGCGGGGCTGCATCGGGTTCCGGGCGTGCGCTACCCCGTGCTGGTGCCGAACGCGCGGGGACTGGATCGCGCGCTGGAGTCGGGCGTGCGGGACATCGCGATCTTCGCGTCCGCCACCGAGACCTTCACCCGGCGCAACCTCAACCGCAGCCTGGACGAGCAGTTCGCCATGTTCGAGCCGGTGGTAAAGCGCGCCGTCGGCGAAGGGCTCACCGTGCGCGGTTACGTCTCGATGTGCTTCGGTGACCCGTGGGAGGGCGCCGTCCCGGTCGGGCAGGTCGTTTCGGTGGGCCGGCGGCTGCTGGAGATGGGCTGCTGGCAGCTGTCGCTGGGGGACACCATCGGCGTGGCGACCCCCGGGCATGTCGAGGCGCTGCTGGGCGCGTTCGCAGCGGCCGACGTCGGGGTGGACCGATTGGCGGTGCACTTCCACGACACCTACGGGCAGGCGCTCGCCAACACCTATGCGGCGCTCCGGCTCGGTGTGTCCACAGTGGATTCTTCGGCGGGTGGGCTGGGCGGTTGCCCGTACGCGAAATCGGCCACCGGCAACCTCGCCACCGAGGACCTGGTGTGGATGCTTGACGGGCTGGGCATCAAGCACGGAGTGGACCTGGGCAAACTCGTGGAAACCAGCGCGTGGATGGCCGAGCGGCTCGGTCGGCCGAGCCCGTCCCGGGTGGTCAAGGCGCTCCAGGCGTCGGATTCGTGA
- a CDS encoding adenosylcobinamide amidohydrolase translates to MSAPPPALHFSHGRPLLVWRCARPWLAISSATCGGGIGRRSWVLNATVVTDYDHPDPAEHVGEMAGELGLSGDGVGLLTAVDVRHEVTAVDGGVQASVTTGVSHPVWAAAQEEAAPAWQPGTINAVCWSPVRLSESALVNAVATVAEAKAQALVESGIAGTGTVTDATVILCPPDGEAESYGGPRSRIGAGLARAVHAAVTAGLRVEHPRHREGPDFA, encoded by the coding sequence GTGAGCGCGCCGCCACCGGCGCTGCACTTCTCGCACGGTCGTCCGTTGCTGGTCTGGCGCTGCGCCCGGCCGTGGCTGGCGATCTCCTCGGCCACCTGCGGCGGCGGGATCGGCCGACGGTCGTGGGTGCTCAACGCCACGGTGGTGACCGACTACGACCACCCAGATCCGGCGGAACACGTAGGCGAGATGGCTGGCGAGCTGGGGCTGTCCGGTGACGGTGTCGGGCTGCTCACCGCCGTCGACGTGCGCCACGAGGTGACTGCGGTCGATGGCGGCGTGCAGGCGAGCGTGACCACCGGCGTCAGCCACCCGGTCTGGGCCGCCGCGCAGGAGGAAGCGGCACCGGCGTGGCAGCCGGGCACGATCAACGCGGTGTGCTGGTCGCCGGTGCGGCTCAGCGAGTCGGCGCTGGTGAACGCGGTCGCGACGGTGGCCGAAGCCAAGGCGCAGGCCCTGGTGGAATCAGGCATCGCGGGCACCGGCACGGTCACCGACGCGACGGTGATCCTGTGCCCGCCCGACGGCGAAGCCGAGTCCTACGGCGGGCCGCGCTCGCGCATCGGGGCCGGTCTGGCGCGCGCGGTCCACGCGGCGGTCACCGCCGGCCTGCGCGTCGAGCACCCGCGCCACCGCGAAGGCCCCGATTTTGCCTGA
- a CDS encoding MaoC family dehydratase, which yields MGTIAYEDLTPGRIFDLGKVEVDRAEMLAFAERFDPQPFHLDEEAGRNSVLGGMCASGWFTASLWMRSYVDHVLSDSTSQGSPGGNELAWLAPVFPGDVLHLRMEVTSQRRSRSKPNLGLVEITGTADRGDQRVMRFTFVGMFGTREKT from the coding sequence ATGGGCACGATCGCGTACGAAGACCTCACGCCGGGGCGGATTTTCGACCTGGGCAAGGTGGAGGTCGACCGGGCGGAGATGCTGGCCTTCGCGGAACGCTTCGATCCGCAGCCGTTTCACCTGGACGAAGAGGCCGGCCGGAACTCGGTGCTCGGCGGGATGTGCGCCTCGGGTTGGTTCACCGCGTCGCTGTGGATGCGTAGCTACGTCGACCACGTGCTGTCCGATTCGACCTCGCAGGGCTCGCCCGGCGGCAACGAGCTGGCCTGGCTGGCCCCGGTCTTCCCGGGCGACGTGCTGCACTTGCGGATGGAGGTCACCAGCCAGCGGCGGTCGCGGAGCAAGCCGAACCTTGGGCTAGTGGAGATCACCGGCACGGCGGACCGTGGCGACCAGCGCGTCATGCGCTTCACCTTCGTGGGGATGTTCGGCACCCGCGAGAAGACCTGA